From the Caldicellulosiruptoraceae bacterium PP1 genome, one window contains:
- a CDS encoding endonuclease MutS2, with the protein MNQKTFKILEFDRIIAILKEYANSEPAKDYISNICPYTEIDIIRKELEKVDEALVYIQKYGYPPNMEFTFIDMFIKKVEIGSTLSPYEIIQINRVLRAGYNLKGYFNKDENFAYLKSMKERLIIPADLMKKIDKTFLSPDEIADDASEMLYQIRTKIRRLQAKIRDELNELIRNPRYSKYLQEAIVTIRGDRFVIPVKAEYRSEIKGIIHDQSATGSTLFIEPMASVELNNQIRVLLSEEREEIERILEELSKQISLYSNDIKVTYNALIELDVNFAKAKYALNIKATKPQLNENGQIILKKARHPLIPLDKVVSNDIELGIRFDALIITGPNTGGKTVTLKTVGLLTIMAQCALFVPCQEGSLVSVFENIFADIGDEQSISQSLSTFSSHMKNIIDITNNCNDKTLVLIDEIGAGTDPEEGSSLGKAILEYLYNNGAKIIATTHYGELKIFAQEMYGFENASCEFDVQTLKPTYRLMIGVPGRSNAITIASNLGLNDEIVSKAKSYMSVQTMELESIINDMEQKRQIAEQRMQEVESLKNEINLYKQLLEQEKEKIEKEKERVRKKAHEDAKEYVNKVKYEIDELLKALKKKAEVLKEKESIKELEEHSKKFQMITQQFEDSFMLPKVELKKLSNVKLGQEVYVRTLDTNAIVESLPDSKGNLLVRAGILKVTVNIEDIGEIFEEEKVPKAIQTRKKTEINKKAVPMQLDIRGFTSDDAILTVDKYLDDAYIGGLREVTIIHGKGTGALRTAIRSYLKRHSLVKSFRDGTYGEGEQGVTVVTLKD; encoded by the coding sequence TTGAACCAGAAAACGTTTAAGATACTTGAATTTGATAGAATAATTGCTATTTTAAAAGAATACGCAAATTCAGAACCTGCAAAAGATTATATATCAAATATTTGCCCTTATACAGAAATTGATATAATTCGAAAAGAGTTGGAGAAGGTTGATGAAGCTTTAGTTTACATTCAAAAATATGGCTATCCTCCTAATATGGAATTTACTTTTATTGATATGTTCATAAAGAAGGTAGAGATTGGCTCAACTCTATCTCCTTATGAGATAATTCAGATAAATAGGGTTTTAAGAGCAGGCTATAATTTAAAGGGATATTTCAATAAAGATGAAAATTTTGCTTATTTAAAGTCAATGAAAGAAAGGTTAATTATTCCTGCTGATCTAATGAAGAAAATTGATAAAACTTTTTTAAGTCCCGATGAAATTGCTGATGATGCATCTGAAATGCTTTATCAAATAAGAACAAAAATTAGAAGACTTCAAGCAAAAATCAGGGACGAATTAAATGAGTTAATAAGAAATCCAAGGTATTCAAAATATCTTCAAGAAGCAATTGTTACAATTCGTGGGGATAGATTTGTGATACCAGTTAAGGCTGAATATAGGTCCGAAATAAAGGGCATTATTCATGATCAATCAGCAACAGGTTCTACTTTATTTATTGAGCCAATGGCATCTGTTGAGTTAAATAATCAAATAAGGGTTCTCCTGTCGGAAGAAAGAGAAGAGATTGAAAGGATACTTGAAGAATTATCAAAGCAGATTTCACTTTATAGTAACGATATTAAAGTAACATACAATGCATTGATAGAGTTAGATGTAAACTTTGCTAAAGCGAAATATGCATTAAATATTAAAGCAACAAAACCACAATTAAATGAAAATGGCCAAATTATATTAAAAAAAGCAAGGCATCCACTTATTCCATTAGATAAGGTTGTATCAAACGATATTGAGCTTGGAATAAGATTTGATGCACTTATTATCACAGGCCCAAACACTGGTGGTAAAACTGTAACACTAAAAACAGTGGGGCTATTGACTATTATGGCACAGTGTGCCCTTTTTGTTCCTTGCCAAGAAGGGTCATTGGTTTCTGTATTTGAAAATATCTTTGCTGATATTGGAGACGAACAAAGCATATCACAAAGCCTAAGCACTTTTTCATCACACATGAAAAATATAATTGATATTACAAATAATTGTAATGATAAAACACTTGTTTTGATTGATGAAATTGGTGCTGGGACAGATCCAGAAGAAGGTTCAAGCTTAGGGAAGGCTATTTTAGAATATCTATATAATAATGGTGCAAAGATTATTGCTACAACCCATTATGGAGAACTAAAAATTTTTGCTCAAGAGATGTATGGATTCGAAAATGCCTCATGCGAATTTGATGTTCAAACACTTAAACCAACATATAGGCTTATGATAGGAGTTCCAGGTAGATCAAATGCAATAACAATTGCATCAAACCTTGGGCTAAACGATGAAATAGTAAGTAAGGCTAAGTCATATATGTCAGTTCAAACAATGGAACTTGAAAGTATTATTAATGATATGGAACAAAAAAGACAAATTGCAGAACAAAGGATGCAGGAGGTTGAGAGCCTTAAAAACGAGATTAATTTGTATAAACAACTATTAGAACAGGAGAAAGAGAAAATTGAAAAAGAAAAGGAGAGAGTAAGGAAGAAGGCACATGAAGATGCCAAAGAGTATGTAAATAAAGTAAAGTATGAAATTGATGAGCTTTTAAAGGCACTAAAGAAAAAAGCTGAGGTTTTAAAGGAAAAGGAATCAATAAAAGAACTTGAAGAACACAGTAAAAAATTTCAAATGATTACACAGCAATTTGAAGATAGCTTCATGTTGCCAAAGGTTGAACTAAAAAAACTTAGCAATGTTAAATTAGGACAAGAAGTTTATGTTAGAACTTTAGATACTAATGCTATTGTTGAATCATTGCCAGATTCAAAAGGTAATCTTTTAGTTAGAGCAGGTATTTTGAAGGTTACAGTAAATATAGAGGATATTGGAGAGATTTTTGAAGAAGAAAAAGTTCCGAAAGCAATTCAAACAAGGAAAAAAACAGAAATAAATAAAAAGGCTGTTCCAATGCAGCTTGATATACGAGGTTTTACAAGCGATGATGCAATATTAACAGTAGATAAATATTTAGATGATGCATATATAGGAGGTCTAAGAGAAGTTACAATTATCCATGGCAAAGGAACAGGTGCACTACGTACAGCAATAAGAAGCTATCTCAAAAGACATTCACTTGTAAAAAGCTTTAGGGATGGCACATATGGCGAAGGTGAACAAGGAGTAACAGTAGTCACCCTTAAAGATTAG
- the rbr gene encoding rubrerythrin has protein sequence MKDLKGTKTEANLLAAFAGESQARNKYTYFASQARKEGYEQIAALFEETADNEKEHAKLFFKFLNGIKNTEENLKAAAEGEHYEWSEMYKEFAKVAREEGFEEIAIAFEFVAKVEEKHEERYNKLISNVQNNKVFSKDEKVAWKCRNCGYIHYGNEAPKICPTCKHPQSFFELRAENY, from the coding sequence ATGAAGGATTTGAAAGGAACTAAAACAGAGGCTAATCTACTTGCCGCCTTTGCTGGTGAATCACAAGCAAGAAATAAATACACATATTTTGCAAGCCAAGCAAGAAAAGAAGGATACGAACAAATAGCTGCACTTTTTGAAGAAACAGCTGACAATGAAAAGGAACATGCTAAGCTATTTTTTAAATTCTTAAATGGCATTAAAAATACAGAAGAAAACTTAAAAGCTGCTGCCGAAGGTGAACATTATGAATGGAGCGAGATGTATAAAGAATTTGCTAAAGTAGCTCGCGAAGAAGGTTTTGAAGAAATTGCAATAGCCTTTGAATTTGTGGCAAAGGTAGAAGAAAAACATGAGGAAAGATACAATAAATTAATATCAAATGTCCAAAACAATAAGGTATTCTCAAAAGATGAAAAAGTGGCTTGGAAATGTAGAAACTGCGGCTATATCCACTATGGCAATGAAGCTCCAAAGATTTGCCCAACATGCAAACATCCTCAATCATTCTTTGAACTAAGAGCTGAAAACTATTAA